The genomic stretch TACCGCTATGATTTCAGGTAACTCAGGGCCGTGTATCTTACCAGTCAATGCCACTCTAATTGGCATAAATAATTCTTTACCTTTGACACCAATTTCTTTTCCTATATCTTTAATCACTGATGCTATCTTTTCTGGGGATAAATCATCTGTCTCTTCTAATTTTTTAGAGAAGTAATCTAATATTTGCGTTGCCTTCTCACCATTTAAAATCTCTTTTGTCTCATCATCGAAGATTATTTTTGAATTAAAAATGTAATCAACCTGGTCAGTAATTTCTGAGAGGCAATTTATGCGGTCTTTAACCAAATCCACGACTGCCTTAAGCCACTCAAAATCACCACAACAGGTGACACATCCTTTCTTTTTCAAATAAGGGATAGCCAATTTAGTCAATCTAACCAAATCAGCATTTCTAATGTAATTGCCATTCATCCAGTTTAACTTATCTATGTCAAAAATCGCCGGACTTTTGGTCACCCGTTCTAATGAAAAATCTTTGATGAGTTCATCTACAGAATAAATTTCTTTGTTTTGCTCAGCTGAAGACCAACCGCGCAGTGCCAGATAATTGACCAATGCCTCTGGTAAATAGCCCAGTTCTCGATAAGCCTCTGTGGATGTTGCCCCATGTCGTTTTGAGAATCTTGCCCCATCTGGTCCTAAAATCATTGGTAAATGTGCAAATTGTGGCAGGTCAAATCCAAATGTTTGATAGAGTAATATTTGTTTAGGGGTATTTGATAAATGGTCATCCCCACGAATGATATGGGTTATTTTCATTAAATAATCATCTATTACCACCGCGAAGTTGTATGCCGCAACACCATCAGAGCGAATAATGACAAAGTCATGCAGGATTTCTGAAGAAAATTCTACATCCCCTCGAATTAAATCCTGGACGACAATCATCTCGTTTATTTCCGGGATTTTAAATCGAATGACGGGTTTTCTGCCTGCGTCTGTTAATTGTTGTCTTTGTGATGTGGTTAAATTTCTACACCTACCATCATATCCGTGTATTCCTTGTTTTCTTTTTGCCTCCAGTTCTTCCTCAGTGCAATAACAATAATATGCCCTGTCTTCTTGCAAGAGTTTATCCGCATATTCTTGATAAATTTTTAATCTTTCTCGCTGGCGATACGGGGCATACTCGCCACCGACTTCAGGACCTTCATCCCAATCAAGCCCAAGCCATTTCAACGAACTAATAATTGTTCCTTCAGAGGCTTGTGCGGACCTCTCTAAATCCGTATCTTCAATTCTTAAGATAAATTTACCCTTGTGGTGTCTGGCAAATAGCCAGTTAAATAATGCTGTGCGGACACCACCTAAATGGAGATAACCTGTTGGACTGGGTGCAAATCTTACCCTAACCTTCTGTTCCATAGCCTATTTTTACCACACTTACTACGGCTACACAGGCAATTGCCTCTTTTTCACCAATGATACCGAGTCCTTTAGTCGTAGTAGCTTTGATATTTACCTCCTCTTCCTCAACATTAACCACTTTAACCACATTCTTTTTCATCTGGTCAATGTATGGAGACAATTGCGGTTCTTGAGCGATAATGGAGGCATCAATATTATTTATAATAAAATTTTTCTCCGTGACTATTTTATAAACTCTTTCTAACAAGGTAATGCTGGAAATTCCCATTAATTCAGGTTTGCCTACACCGAATGTTCTGCCAATATCTCCCTGCCCCACACTGCCTAATAAGGCATCAATAATTGCATGGATTAGAACATCGGCATCCGAATCGCCTTCTAATCCCTTTTCATAAGGAATTTCTACCCCACCTAAGAGCAATTTCCTACCTTTGACTAATTTATGAATATCAATTCCAATTCCAACTCGCATTTTTTATCTTCCTTGAAAATAATCCGCAAGATTTTACCGCAGATTCTCCTGAAAATAGGTTATGGGACGCAGATTTTCGCAGATGAACAGGATTAAAATTAATTTTTTATTATTGTATTTCTATAGTTATTTCCTTAGAGTCTCTTGATGTTTTTATAGTGCCTTAGTAGTTTTTCTTTAAAATCTTGTAAATCCTGTAAATCTGCGTCCCATTAATTTTCATCGTCCTCTGTGTCCATCTGCGAAGAAAAATCTTGCCTCCCATTACCCTTTTTCTATCTTAAACAAGCTCAGGGTGCCGTTCTGGTTGGCGGTGAGGATTAGGAGATTGCCACTTTTATCCTCAGTGAGGCTTATACCCATCGGTATCCATAAAAGATGGATACACTGAATCTCTTTGCCGCTGGCTACATCCCATAGCCTGAGGGTATTATCACTTGATGCCGAGAGGACGCTTTTGCCATCTATAGAGAAGGCACAACTCAACACCGCATCCGTATGTCCTGAGAACTGCCGCATCTCTTTGCCGCTGGCTACATTCCATAGCCTGAGGGTCCTATCCCTTGATGCCGAGAGGATGCTTTTGCCGTCGCCAGAGAAGGCACAACTCAACACCTCAGCCCTATGTCCTGAGAACTGCTGTATCTCTTTGCCGCTGGCTACATCCCATAGCCTGAGGGTCCTATCCCTTGATGCCGAGAGGATGCTTTTACCATCCGGAGAGAAGGCACAACTTAACACCGCATCCGTATGTCCTGAGAACTGGCGCATCTCTTTGCCGCTGGCTACATCCCATAGCCTGAGGGTATTATCCCTTGATGCCGAGAGGATGCTTTTGGCGTCGTTAGAGAAAGCACAACTCCACACATCATCCGTATGTCCTGAGAACTGGCGCATCTCTTTGCCGCTGGCTACATCCCATAGCCTGAGGGTGCTATCACTTGATGAAGAGAGGATGCTTTTGCCGTCATCAGAGAAGGCACAACTCAACACCCCAGCCGTATGTCCTGAGAACTGCCTCATCTCTTTACCACTGGCTACATCCCATAGCCTGAGGGTCTTATCCCTTGATGCCGAGAGGATGCTTTTGCCGTCGCCAGAGAAGGCACAACTAAACACCACATCCGTATGTCCTGAGAACTGCCTCATCTCTTTACCACTGGCTACATCCCATAGCCTGAGGGTTCTATCACTTGATGCCGAAAGGATACTTTTGCCATCGCCAGAGAAGGCACAACTCAACACATCATCCGTATGTCCTGAGAACTGGCGCATCTCTTTGCCTCTGGCTACATCCCATAGCCTGAGGGTTCTATCCCTTGATGCCGAAAGGATACTTTTGCCATCGCCAGAGAAGGCACAACTCAACACATCATCCGTATGTCCTAAGAACTTCCGCATCTCTTTGCCTCTGGCTACATCCCATAGCCTGAGGGTCTTATCACTTGATGCCGAGAGGATGCTTTTGCCATCGCCAGAGAAGGCACAACTCAACACCGCAGCCGTATGTCCTGAGAACTGGCGCATCTCTTTGCCTCTGGCTACATCCCATAGCCTGAGGGTTCTATCCCTTGATGCCGAGAGGATGCTTTTGCCGTCGCCAGAGAAGGCACAACTCAACACCGCATCCGTATGTCCTGAGAACTTCCGCAGCTCTTTGCCGCTGGCTACATCCCATAGCCTGAGGGTTCTATCCCTTGATGCCGAGAGGATGCTTTTGCCGTCGCCAGAGAAGGCACAACTCAACACCGCATCCGTATGTCCTGAGAACTTCCGCAGCTCTTTGCCGCTGGCTACATCCCATAGCCTGAGGGTTCTATCCCTTGATGCCGAGAGGATGCTTTTGCCGTCGCCAGAGAAGGCACAACTCAACACCGCATCCGTATGTCCTGAGAACTTCCGCAGCTCTTTGCCGCTGGCTACATCCCATAGCCTGAGGGTCTTATCACTTGATGCCGAGAGGATGCTTTTGCCGTCCGGGGAGAAGACACAACCCGTCACCACATTATCATGTTTCAGGTTAGGTGAGCCAAAGAAACCTTGAAGGGACTTACCTACATTCGTTGAGTAATATCCAAAGTTTTTGTCCTCAGGATGGTATCCTTGGGTATCAAGACAAAGGACATTAGAATAGAAGAGAGAAGACTCATCCCGCCATTTCCTTTGCCAGGCATCAATCATCTCCTTTTGGACTATCTTCTCTAATAAGTTCATTCGTAGATTGAGCAATTCAGAGGAGGTATCAAAGAAATTTTTAGCCGGGATGTAGGTTTCCAGCAATGTATTTCTGGATAGCCTGGATGAGCCATCAAAATGCCTTAAGGCATCATTTAATACCCCTTTATCTTCACTCATAAGGACATCACTCATGGTTTTATATACCCATTCAGGTCTTTTCTTGCTTATCTCTTTTTCTTTTTCTTTTTGCGGTTTTATAGTTTGAAGTTTTTCCAGCTCCTCTTTCTCTATCCTTTCCATGCCGCATAAACAGCGGTATAAAAGTGAGGTATGGGCTAAATCCTTACCGTTTTTAAGCCCTGCAATGATACTATATCCTATCTCCCTATCCTTTTCAGAGGCAATAGAGAGGGTCTCAAGTCGATGGTCGATGTCTATCCGAGCAACCCCTTTAATGTCTATCCCTTTATTTATTGTTATCCATCTGGCGGCGAGAAATTCCATTACTGTAGAATGGAGGAAGGTTAACTCTTCATAGCCTGAAGGGATGAGGAGTTGGGTATTAATGAGTTCCGTAATCCAGTCATCTGCATCTTTCACCTCACTTTTCTCAATCTCGGCTTTGATAGTAGTCCGGTTGATGTCTCTACGAGGGGAGCCGCTTACCGATTCATAGAGGCATTGGTAGGATAGAGAAGAGAGGCAATCATATTGTTTTGCCGCCTCAGGTTTTTTTAACAGTGAATCTGGCTTTTTGGCTTCAATGAAGAATTCCCTTATCCTCTCAGGATATTCAAATTCCCTAAATTTTATTCTCTCCCATATTCGTAAGAGGAAGAACTTAACGAGGATATCGAACATTACATATCTTCTTTCAATTTTCTCAAAAAACTGATAATATATCATCAGCAGGATAGCGGTAAGTGGTGTGCCGGCAATTCTTTTTACCACCTCTTCCCTCCAGACAACCTCATCAAATCTTTTATAAAGTTCTGTCTCTTCACCATAAAAGCCTTTAACTAATTGCCGTAGTTGTTCTGTATCAAGT from bacterium encodes the following:
- the gltX gene encoding glutamate--tRNA ligase, producing the protein MEQKVRVRFAPSPTGYLHLGGVRTALFNWLFARHHKGKFILRIEDTDLERSAQASEGTIISSLKWLGLDWDEGPEVGGEYAPYRQRERLKIYQEYADKLLQEDRAYYCYCTEEELEAKRKQGIHGYDGRCRNLTTSQRQQLTDAGRKPVIRFKIPEINEMIVVQDLIRGDVEFSSEILHDFVIIRSDGVAAYNFAVVIDDYLMKITHIIRGDDHLSNTPKQILLYQTFGFDLPQFAHLPMILGPDGARFSKRHGATSTEAYRELGYLPEALVNYLALRGWSSAEQNKEIYSVDELIKDFSLERVTKSPAIFDIDKLNWMNGNYIRNADLVRLTKLAIPYLKKKGCVTCCGDFEWLKAVVDLVKDRINCLSEITDQVDYIFNSKIIFDDETKEILNGEKATQILDYFSKKLEETDDLSPEKIASVIKDIGKEIGVKGKELFMPIRVALTGKIHGPELPEIIAVLGKEVSLKRIKTN
- the ispF gene encoding 2-C-methyl-D-erythritol 2,4-cyclodiphosphate synthase — its product is MRVGIGIDIHKLVKGRKLLLGGVEIPYEKGLEGDSDADVLIHAIIDALLGSVGQGDIGRTFGVGKPELMGISSITLLERVYKIVTEKNFIINNIDASIIAQEPQLSPYIDQMKKNVVKVVNVEEEEVNIKATTTKGLGIIGEKEAIACVAVVSVVKIGYGTEG